A region from the Paenibacillus humicola genome encodes:
- a CDS encoding nitrate/nitrite transporter: MDRKSFLKSGHMPSLISGFLYFDVSFMIWNLLGPLAVIIMNDYPMDAAQKANLVALPVLGGSVLRLVLGYLTDRFGPKRTGMIGMALTFIPLVWGWLAVSSLSQLYIVALMLGIAGASFAAALPLASRWYPPEYQGLAMGIAGAGNSGTVFATLFANRIAQHFGSWHVVFGIAIIPLLIVFLIFAFTAKDGPTQVAPRRLADYGRVLKQRDTWLFCLFYSVTFGGFVGMSNYLTIFFNTQYGLDPVRAADFTTLCVIAGSFFRPVGGWLADKLGGLRMLMLLYGVVAIMMACVSTLPPLALITVLLFIGMMGLGMGNGSVFQLVPLRFKHEVGIITGIVGAAGGLGGYILPKILGNLKQSVGSYTPGFLILSGIALLCIIVIFAFQGSWKRSWIGSGGKARGADAAVGS; encoded by the coding sequence ATGGATCGGAAAAGTTTTTTGAAAAGCGGCCATATGCCGTCGCTGATCAGCGGTTTTCTATACTTTGACGTTAGCTTTATGATATGGAACCTGCTCGGACCGCTTGCGGTCATTATAATGAACGATTACCCGATGGACGCCGCGCAGAAGGCGAATCTCGTCGCGCTGCCGGTGCTCGGCGGGTCGGTATTGCGGCTTGTGCTCGGTTATTTAACCGACCGGTTCGGCCCGAAACGGACCGGCATGATCGGCATGGCGCTTACGTTCATTCCCCTGGTCTGGGGCTGGCTCGCAGTCTCTTCCCTCAGCCAGCTCTATATCGTCGCCCTGATGCTCGGTATTGCCGGCGCTTCGTTCGCCGCCGCGCTGCCGCTCGCGAGCCGCTGGTACCCGCCGGAGTATCAAGGACTGGCGATGGGCATCGCCGGAGCAGGCAACAGCGGCACGGTCTTCGCCACGCTGTTCGCCAACCGGATCGCGCAGCATTTCGGCAGCTGGCATGTCGTCTTCGGCATCGCCATTATCCCGCTCTTGATCGTGTTCCTGATTTTCGCCTTTACGGCCAAGGACGGCCCGACCCAGGTCGCACCGCGCAGGCTGGCCGATTACGGGCGAGTGCTGAAGCAGCGCGATACGTGGCTGTTCTGCCTGTTCTACAGCGTCACGTTCGGCGGTTTCGTCGGGATGTCGAACTATTTGACCATTTTCTTTAATACCCAATATGGGCTCGACCCGGTGCGCGCCGCCGACTTTACGACGCTGTGCGTCATCGCGGGAAGCTTCTTCCGCCCGGTCGGCGGCTGGCTCGCCGATAAGCTAGGCGGCCTGCGGATGCTGATGCTGCTGTACGGCGTCGTCGCCATCATGATGGCGTGCGTCTCCACGCTTCCGCCGCTGGCGCTGATCACGGTGCTGCTCTTCATCGGCATGATGGGGCTCGGCATGGGCAACGGCTCGGTCTTTCAGCTTGTCCCCCTGCGCTTCAAGCACGAGGTGGGCATCATCACCGGCATCGTCGGCGCGGCCGGCGGTCTCGGGGGTTACATTTTGCCGAAAATTCTCGGCAATCTCAAACAATCGGTCGGCTCGTACACGCCGGGCTTTCTGATTCTGAGCGGGATCGCGCTCCTCTGTATCATCGTCATCTTCGCTTTCCAGGGCTCCTGGAAGCGCTCCTGGATCGGCAGCGGCGGCAAGGCGCGCGGCGCCGACGCCGCCGTCGGCAGCTGA
- a CDS encoding molybdopterin oxidoreductase family protein, whose product MAVSPIAVKPDADRLHSHCCYCSMQCGIDLVRSGSEAGWEVKPSQHFPVATGRLCQKGLNSLGHVVHPGRLLTPLRRTDAALPGEPWRQAGWDEALDDIAARIRRIQSQYGRDAVSIFGGGSLTNEVCYLLGKFARVGLRSKYIDYNGRYCMSSAAAAQSRAFGVDRGMNVPLDDIPMAKYIILAGTNIAECQPTMVPYLLAAKKQKAIIVTIDPRQTMTSKLADIHVNLQPGFDSVFVNALLHVIVNEELYDKAFVEAHTAGLDEVREAVRHFSPDTVSVYTGIPKEVIRTIARGFAKAETGIVLTARGLEQQVNGVEHTLNYINLCLLTGKIGRPGCGFGAVTGQANGQGGREHGLKADQLPGYRMIDDPQAREHVAAVWGVDPDELPGKGVSAYELFGKIEEGEIKAMIVLGSNPLVSSPNNARVAAALQKLELLVVVDMFETETAAYAHWLLPGSSFLEAEGTLTNLEGRVFHRPRAFDTPGEAMEDYKLIRLLAERLGRGQYFQFHSPKDVFNELRRASAGGKADYSGMTYDRIKEQHGLFWPCPSEDHPGTPRMFENSQFYLPGGRAKLHGIVPGKPAETTDREYPYILTTGRLGSHYLSGAQTRRTAALNKKAPLPIAEIHPSAAEKIRLRFGDRLRLTTRRGSLVFDVKISSDIHPTTVFVPFHFGGDHAVNALTNDALHPISRMPEFKVCAVRLERVEREALGAEAEAAAAAAPAAKAKEKASGGEIPNAAGHPVRI is encoded by the coding sequence ATGGCCGTTTCGCCCATCGCCGTCAAGCCAGATGCGGACCGGCTCCATTCCCACTGCTGCTACTGCAGCATGCAGTGCGGAATCGATCTTGTTCGGAGCGGCAGCGAAGCCGGCTGGGAGGTCAAGCCGAGCCAGCATTTCCCGGTGGCGACGGGCCGGCTCTGCCAGAAGGGACTGAACAGTCTCGGCCATGTCGTGCACCCGGGGCGGCTGCTGACGCCGCTGCGCAGGACGGACGCCGCATTGCCCGGCGAACCGTGGCGTCAAGCCGGCTGGGACGAGGCGCTCGACGATATCGCCGCCCGCATTCGCCGGATTCAGTCGCAGTACGGCCGCGACGCGGTATCGATTTTCGGAGGCGGCTCCTTGACCAACGAAGTCTGTTATCTGCTCGGCAAATTCGCCCGTGTCGGCCTTCGCTCGAAATATATCGACTATAACGGCAGATACTGCATGTCGTCGGCGGCCGCCGCGCAATCGCGCGCCTTCGGCGTCGACCGGGGCATGAACGTGCCGCTCGACGATATCCCGATGGCGAAATACATTATTTTGGCCGGCACGAACATTGCGGAATGCCAGCCCACGATGGTGCCCTACCTGCTCGCGGCGAAGAAGCAGAAGGCGATTATCGTCACGATCGATCCGCGGCAGACGATGACCTCGAAGCTGGCGGACATTCACGTCAACCTGCAGCCCGGCTTCGACTCCGTCTTCGTCAATGCCCTGCTGCACGTCATCGTGAACGAAGAGCTGTACGATAAAGCGTTCGTCGAAGCGCATACGGCCGGGCTTGACGAGGTGCGCGAAGCGGTGCGCCATTTTTCCCCGGATACCGTCTCGGTCTATACGGGCATCCCGAAGGAAGTCATTCGCACGATCGCCCGGGGCTTCGCCAAAGCGGAAACCGGCATCGTGCTGACGGCCCGCGGGCTCGAGCAGCAGGTGAACGGCGTCGAGCATACGCTCAATTACATCAACCTGTGTCTCCTGACGGGCAAAATCGGCCGGCCGGGCTGCGGCTTCGGCGCGGTCACGGGGCAGGCGAACGGCCAGGGCGGGCGCGAGCACGGGCTGAAGGCCGACCAGCTGCCGGGCTACCGGATGATCGACGATCCCCAGGCGCGGGAGCACGTCGCCGCCGTGTGGGGCGTAGATCCGGACGAATTGCCGGGCAAAGGCGTGTCGGCTTACGAGCTGTTCGGCAAAATCGAAGAGGGCGAGATCAAAGCGATGATCGTCCTCGGCTCCAATCCGCTCGTCTCCAGTCCGAACAACGCCCGGGTCGCCGCGGCGCTGCAGAAGCTCGAGCTGCTCGTCGTCGTCGATATGTTCGAAACGGAGACGGCTGCATATGCCCATTGGCTGCTGCCCGGCTCGTCCTTCCTCGAAGCGGAAGGCACGCTGACGAACCTGGAGGGCCGCGTCTTCCACCGGCCCCGGGCATTCGATACGCCGGGTGAAGCGATGGAGGACTACAAGCTGATCCGGCTGCTGGCCGAACGACTCGGGCGGGGGCAATATTTTCAATTCCATTCGCCCAAGGACGTGTTCAACGAGCTGCGCAGAGCTTCGGCCGGCGGCAAAGCCGATTATTCCGGCATGACCTACGACCGGATCAAGGAGCAGCACGGCCTGTTCTGGCCCTGCCCTTCCGAAGACCATCCGGGTACGCCGCGCATGTTCGAGAACAGCCAATTTTATTTGCCCGGCGGCCGCGCGAAGCTGCACGGCATCGTGCCCGGGAAGCCGGCGGAGACGACGGACCGCGAGTATCCGTACATTTTGACGACGGGAAGACTCGGCAGCCATTATTTAAGCGGAGCGCAGACGCGGCGCACCGCCGCGCTGAACAAGAAAGCGCCGCTGCCGATCGCGGAAATCCATCCGTCGGCGGCCGAGAAAATCCGGCTGCGCTTCGGCGACCGGCTCCGGCTGACGACGCGCCGCGGCTCGCTCGTGTTCGACGTCAAAATCTCGAGCGACATTCATCCGACAACGGTCTTCGTCCCGTTTCACTTCGGCGGCGATCACGCGGTGAACGCGCTGACGAACGATGCGCTGCACCCGATCAGCCGCATGCCCGAGTTCAAGGTATGCGCCGTGCGCCTCGAGCGCGTCGAGCGCGAAGCGCTCGGTGCGGAAGCGGAAGCCGCGGCAGCGGCTGCACCTGCAGCCAAGGCGAAGGAGAAGGCCAGCGGAGGCGAAATTCCGAACGCGGCGGGACACCCCGTGCGAATCTGA
- a CDS encoding molybdenum cofactor guanylyltransferase has translation MPDKRVAGIILAGGQSLRMGTDKALLPLGGRPLLGVLAEQMLALCDPLIVAAGDSSREAAYRQALKGLPVRAEFVPDVYADSGPLAGLHASLGAAPEGYAFVMACDMPFVAETLARRMLERIARHDGWAGTGAETGGAAEPPEIVHVPGQPFHALYHTRAAAEIRRMLEQGDYRLMGLLKRLSAETVEPDDEERRAFSNLNTPEAFERFLGERRQNENRHDR, from the coding sequence ATGCCGGATAAACGGGTCGCGGGGATCATTCTGGCCGGCGGCCAAAGCTTGCGCATGGGGACGGACAAGGCGCTGCTGCCGCTGGGCGGCCGCCCGCTGCTGGGGGTTCTTGCGGAGCAGATGCTCGCCCTGTGCGATCCGCTGATCGTCGCCGCCGGCGATAGCAGCCGCGAAGCGGCTTACCGGCAGGCGCTCAAAGGGCTTCCCGTCCGGGCCGAATTCGTGCCGGATGTGTATGCGGACTCCGGCCCGCTGGCAGGGCTGCACGCGTCGCTCGGCGCGGCACCCGAAGGGTATGCGTTCGTCATGGCCTGCGACATGCCGTTCGTCGCGGAGACGCTCGCCAGGCGGATGCTGGAGCGGATTGCGCGGCATGACGGATGGGCAGGCACGGGAGCGGAAACAGGCGGAGCCGCCGAACCGCCGGAAATCGTTCATGTGCCGGGGCAGCCGTTCCACGCGCTGTACCATACGCGGGCGGCAGCGGAAATCCGGCGGATGCTGGAGCAGGGCGATTATCGCCTGATGGGGCTGCTGAAACGGTTGTCCGCTGAGACGGTCGAGCCGGATGATGAGGAAAGGCGGGCTTTTTCGAACCTGAATACGCCGGAGGCGTTCGAGCGGTTCCTTGGGGAGCGCCGGCAAAATGAAAACCGGCACGACCGATAG
- the rocD gene encoding ornithine--oxo-acid transaminase — protein sequence MSNMPTGGDRPSADTIARAERYSARNYNPLPIAITEASGVWVTDAEGNRYMDMLSAYSALNAGHRHPRIVAALKSQADRLTLTSRAFHNEPFAALCERLAGLTGMPLTLLMNTGAEAVETALKAVRRWAYRVKGVPAGEAEIIVCEGNFHGRTLTVTSFSSAPEYKADFGPFTPGFVTVPYGDADALERALSPRTAAFLVEPVQGESGIRIPPDGYLKAARELCSRHRALLVADEIQTGFGRTGTRFACDREGVRPDLYVLGKALGGGVLPVSAVCGGADTLGLFEPGSHGSTFGGNPLACAVALEALAVAEDERFAERSERLGRRLLARLRAIRHAHIKEVRGCGLFAGIELTVPARPYCERLMRLGLLCKETHTHTIRFAPPLIISEAELDYAADKIEEAFASG from the coding sequence ATGTCCAACATGCCGACCGGCGGAGACCGGCCTTCCGCCGATACGATCGCACGCGCCGAACGGTACAGCGCCCGCAACTACAACCCGCTGCCGATCGCAATTACCGAAGCGAGCGGCGTATGGGTGACCGATGCGGAAGGAAACCGTTACATGGATATGCTGAGCGCTTATTCCGCGCTCAACGCGGGGCACCGGCATCCGCGCATCGTCGCCGCGCTGAAGAGCCAGGCCGACCGGCTCACGCTCACCTCGCGCGCGTTTCACAACGAGCCGTTCGCCGCGCTGTGCGAGCGGCTCGCCGGGCTGACCGGCATGCCGCTGACGCTCTTGATGAATACCGGCGCGGAAGCGGTCGAAACCGCGCTCAAAGCGGTCCGGCGCTGGGCCTACCGCGTCAAGGGCGTGCCCGCCGGCGAGGCCGAGATTATCGTGTGCGAGGGCAACTTCCACGGCCGCACCCTGACAGTCACGTCATTCTCCTCGGCGCCGGAATACAAGGCCGATTTCGGGCCGTTCACGCCGGGCTTCGTCACGGTCCCGTACGGCGACGCGGATGCGCTGGAGCGGGCGCTGTCGCCGCGGACGGCCGCCTTTCTCGTCGAGCCGGTGCAGGGCGAGTCCGGCATTCGCATTCCGCCGGACGGATACCTGAAGGCGGCCCGCGAGCTGTGCAGCCGCCATCGCGCGCTGCTGGTCGCCGACGAAATCCAGACCGGCTTCGGCCGCACGGGAACGCGGTTCGCCTGCGACCGGGAGGGCGTCCGGCCCGACCTGTACGTGCTCGGCAAAGCGCTGGGCGGCGGCGTCCTGCCGGTCTCGGCCGTGTGCGGCGGTGCCGATACGCTCGGCTTGTTCGAGCCCGGCTCGCACGGCTCGACGTTCGGCGGCAATCCGCTCGCCTGCGCGGTGGCGCTCGAGGCGCTCGCCGTCGCCGAAGACGAGCGCTTCGCCGAGCGGTCGGAGCGGCTCGGCCGGCGCCTGCTGGCGCGGCTGCGCGCGATCCGCCACGCGCACATCAAGGAGGTGCGCGGCTGCGGCCTCTTCGCCGGCATCGAGCTGACCGTGCCGGCCCGCCCGTACTGCGAGCGGCTCATGCGGCTCGGGCTGCTGTGCAAGGAAACGCACACGCACACGATCCGCTTCGCGCCGCCGCTTATCATCAGCGAAGCCGAGCTCGATTACGCCGCGGACAAAATCGAGGAGGCCTTCGCCTCCGGCTGA